A genome region from Trachemys scripta elegans isolate TJP31775 chromosome 2, CAS_Tse_1.0, whole genome shotgun sequence includes the following:
- the LOC117873900 gene encoding uncharacterized protein LOC117873900 — translation MEAVQALLCNFLLDQTEYINKRQRGISRVLTPEIQASMKPIYAVCSQLNGPGCFQRMKDLMQRHVHSQKETMFNRVTDKLWHQLDLLQIYIGGSFECLVQELTKALTLQFEPMLKPVQKNDGIIPDLVNICAKVSKICKISRIDYVLPNLSKTESCSVPASPGKELPLKRELQEGLDPPNFLGKCNIIRIGTVSLSHINPIQISVQEVTITMTDNTTVTLPFSSVYLCECCFHLYYLILHLSPEFAKNIYSRLGIQASNPSNQEALIILDKLQDPSSFHSLIEFISARHGGIPWFRELNLQQGREKLESLGVYYTVKDLKYDDEEKTLEVPPSSLPSDQPTVFTIAQQPLLPGVKCYPYGRKRGGGEIQSQLEKKHKGKTIEQSPEVEPAGFHLLSQHVPGRLVVSARKSMASHPQNTSRECAPAFYDWNTTSVPGTSVSEAPPSSHVTVKDERELFTIPSEAGTLHVRAKEGVWGKWRNLNAQEDNSSDGDKMETNGNTHTAKDSWSPH, via the exons ATGGAAGCTGTCCAGGCTTTG tTGTGTAACTTTCTCCTGGATCAGACCGAGTACATCAATAAAAGGCAGCGTGGTATATCCCGTGTCCTGACACCAGAAATACAGGCTAGCATGAAACCAATATATGCAG TTTGTAGCCAACTGAATGGTCCTGGCTGTTTCCAGAGAATGAAAGATCTTATGCAGAGGCACGTCCACAGTCAGAAAGAGACCATGTTTAACCGTGTCACTGATAAGTTATGGCACCAGCTTGACCTGCTCCAG ATCTACATCGGTGGTAGTTTTGAGTGCCTGGTTCAGGAGCTGACTAAAGCCTTGACTCTGCAGTTTGAACCAATGCTGAAGCCTGTCCAGAAAAATGATGGAATTATTCCAG ATTTAGTGAACATCTGTGCCAAAGTCAGCAAGATTTGTAAAATATCTCGTATAGATTATGTTCTTCCCAACCTCAGCAAGACAGAAAGCTGTTCTGTGCCTGCTTCTCCTGGGAAGGAGCTGCCGTTAaagagggagctgcaggaaggcttGGATCCCCCAAACTTCTTGGGAAAGTGCAATATCATCCGCATTGGGACCGTGTCACTTTCTCACATTAATCCCATTCAG ATATCTGTGCAAGAAGTCACCATCACTATGACAG ATAATACCACCGTGACTCTTCCGTTCAGCAGCGTGTATCTTTGTGAATGTTGCTTCCACCTATATTATTTGATCCTTCATCTCTCTCCTGAGTTTGCCAAGAACATTTATTCCAGATTGGGAATCCAGGCATCCAACCCAA GTAACCAGGAGGCTCTCATTATCCTGGACAAGCTCCAGGACCCATCATCTTTCCATAGCTTGATAGAATTCATTTCGGCAAGACATGGGGGCATACCTTGGTTCCGGGAACTAAATCTGCAGCAGGGAAGAGAGAAACTGGAATCGCTGGGGGTGTATTACACTGTCAAA GACTTAAAATATGATGACGAAGAAAAGACTCTTGAGGTCCCACCTTCCAGTTTGCCATCAGATCAACCAACCGTCTTCACCATCGcacagcagcccctgctccctggcgtGAAGTGTTATCCATATGGcagaaagagaggaggaggagagatccAGTCACAGTTGGAGAAGAAGCACAAAGGCAAAACCATAGAACAAAGCCCAGAAGTGGAACCTGCTGGGTTCCATCTACTGAG CCAACACGTTCCTGGCAGACTGGTGGTCTCAGCCAGAAAGTCCATGGCAAGTCACCCACAGAACACAAGCAGAGAGTGTGCACCTGCATTTTACGACTGGAATACAACCTCCGTTCCAGGAACATCTGTGTCTGAGGCACCACCCAGCTCTCAT GTAACTGTGAAGGATGAAAGAGAGCTGTTTACCATTCCAAGTGAAGCAG